Below is a genomic region from Choristoneura fumiferana chromosome 30, NRCan_CFum_1, whole genome shotgun sequence.
AATGATGTGGCTCGAACACCTGCCGCCACACATCCGTTCCGTGCTTGCTGTCAGTGAAGCTTTCAAAATTAAGACAACGCTCGAAGACCTGGCCTTGCTCGCGGACAAAATGATGGAAGTCCACACATCGTCCCAAGACATCGCTGCCATTTCAACACCATCCGCCCCGTTACCGCCACCGCCACCGCCTCCCGCGCAGCCATATTACCAGCAACAACCAGCAATTGACACACAGTTCCTCGTCAGCGAAATTAGAAGGCTATCCCTGGAAGTCGCTGAGCTGCGGGCACGACCGCAAGACAATCAGCACAGCAGCCGCCCTCGCCGCCGCTTCCAGTCACGGTCCCGTAACGCATCGCAAAACCGAAGCCGCCCAAACTCGCCCATGCCGTATTGTTACTACCATCGTCGCTACGGCATGGACGCTAAGAAATGCCAATCGCCGTGCAGTTTCAAGCCCATCGTCGTCATGCcggaaaactaaaactaacgcTGGCTGCGGCGGGATCCGGCGTTAATGAGCACTCACACCGCTTATTTGTCAcggacaaaaaatcaaaattgtcTTTCCTGGTAGACACGGGCGCAAATATTTCCGTCCTACCTAAGAGCAAAGGTGTAGCCGCCCAACCGCTACCGTTCGAGTTATACGCAGCCAACAACACAACTATACCTACGTATGGCGAAAAAACGCTCGAATTGGACCTCAACTTACGCCGCCCATACAAATGGAAATTCATCATCGCTGCTGTGTCAAAACCAATCATCGGAGCCGACTTTTTGAATCATCATCACCTCATAGTCGACGTAAAAAACAGAAGACTGATCGACGGCAAAACACAACTGATAACTAACGCCCAACTGAGTACTGCAAACATACCTACAGTTCGCAGTATAGACGTCGGGCATAGTTACCACAGTATACTCGCTGATTTTCCCGGAATTACAAGAATTACCTCCATGAAGCTCAGTCCTAAACATTCCGTCGAACACGTGATTGAAACCACTGGCCAGCCGATCTACTGCCGCGCGCGCCCTGTTGCCCCGCACCGCTACGAACAAGTCAAGAAAGAATTCGAGAATATGGTACAACAAGGTCTCTGCAGGCCCAGCAAGAGCCCGTGGTCGTCGCCTCTACACATCGTGCCTAAGAAGAGCGGAGAGCTACGTGTGTGTGGTGATTACAGAAGGCTCAACAGCATCACCAAGCCCGACCGGTACCCCATTCCACGTATCAAAGATTTTACCTACCAACTCGCCGGTAAAACCATCTTTTCTACGCTTGACTTGAATCGTGCCTACCAACAGCTGCCCGTCGCCGAACAAGACGTAGAAAAAACGGCCATAATAACTCCCTTCGGCCTATTTGAGTTCCCGCGGATGTGCCCCGGCCTGAAGAACGCCGGCCAAACATTCCAAAGATTTATTCACGAGGTGCTCCGAGGACTCGATTTTGTGTACCCGTTCGTTGACGACCTCCTACTTGCCTCTACCGACGAAGAAGAGCACAAAAATCATTTACGCACTGTGCTAGAACGACTCGACGAATACGGAATAACAATAAATCCGTCAAAGTGCGTATTCGGCCAGCCCAAGGTCAGATTTCTCGGCTACGAAGTCACGAGCGAAGGTATTATGCCGCCACAAGACAAAGTCGAAGCAATCATCAACTATCCGAGACCTCAAACAATCGAAGAATTACGTCGATTCCTCGGAATGATAAATTTCTACCGCGAGAACATAAAAAACGCCGCCAGTACACAAGCACCGCTCAACAAGTTTCTCCACAATACGAAGAAAAGAGACAAAACACAAATCGAGTGGACCGACGTAGCGACGCAAGCATTCGAAGCATGTAAAACCAGCATCAAAAACGCAGCTTTACTTGCACACCCGATGCATCACGCTGCAATTGCGATTTTCTGCGACGCGAGCGGAAACTGTGCTGGCAGCGTTATACAACAATATGTAAACACACCTGGCAGCCCCTTGGTTTTTTCTCAAAGAAATTCACCGACGCCCAGACTCGATACAGCACATACGATCGAGAGCTACTCGCCATCTACATGTCAGTCAAACACTTCCGAAAAATATTCGAGGGGCGagaaataacaatatttaccGACCACAAACCGCTTACATTCGCATACACAAGACTAGTGCAAGCAGCGAATCGCCTAGACGCACCCGCCAACTACTTTACATAAGCGAGTTTACGACCGACATACGCTATGTACGCGGAGAAGAAAACGCCGCAGCTGACGCGCTATCGCGAGTCGAAACAATCAGCTGTCCAACACCATTCAACTTCACCGAGCTAGCCGACGCGCAAGAACGAGACAGCGCTATCCAACCTCCTTCAGCAAAAACAACCTAAAATTGAAACACGTAACTCTGCCTGGATCCGACATTAAACTACTGTGTGAAACCTCTACCGCCGACGTTCGAATATACCTGCCAAAGGAATTTCGACGTACCGCATTCGACTGTACACACAACATAAGTCATCCTGGAATACGTACAACAAGAAAAATGATGTCACGCAAGTACTTCTGGCCTTCAATGAACAGCGACGTCGGGAGTTGGGCTAAAACATGCATCCCGTGCCAGCGAGCGAAAGTACAGAGACATACCGCAAGTCCCGTATCATCGTTCCAACCTACTGGCCGCTTCGATCATATACACATAGACATAGTCGGCCCGCTACCTACCGCACCCGATGGAAATCGCTACCTCGTTACGCTAATCGATCGCGCAACTCGATGGCCCGAAGCTTATCCTGTTCAGGAAATCACTGCAGAAGAAGTCGCCAAGGTCGTTTATCAAGGCTGGATAGCTCGATTCGGATGTCCAACGACAATGACAACCGACCAAGGACGCCAGTTTGAGAGCCGAGTTTTCGCACATTTATCGCAATTACTCGGTATCGAAAAAACTCGTACTACCCCGTATCACCCACAGTGCAACGGAGCCCTAGAACGCTGGCACCGCCAATTGAAAGCAGCACTAAAAGCCAGACTTTTATCAACCACGAGCTGGATAAACGAATTGCCTACAGTGCTACTCGgcgtgcgcgccgcgctccgCAGCGACACCGGTGTCAGCGCCGCTCAACTTACCTACGGCTGCAACATAAGACTGCCCGGCGATTTCCTGTCAGCTGAAACAAACAATGACGTTACGATGGACAGTGCCTACGTCGAAAACCTGCGTGAAACTATCAAACGGCAAACCAATACCTAGTCAATCGCACAATAACAACCGAGCGATATTCGTACACCGCGACCTAGGTACCTGCGAGTACGTGTTCGTACGAGTCGACGCAGTACGAAAACCACTGCAAGCACCGTACGAAGGCCCCTATCGCATCCTGAAACGCACTGAAAAAGTTTTCACCGTCCAGCTACCAGATAGAAGCGCAAATATCTCCATCGACCGACTGAAGCCTGCGTACACCGTTGCCGAGGAAAACGATAACACACCGACACGAGCACTGTAACACAGAATACCGCACCGAAAACCACAAACGACACAACCACAGTCACCGCCGTCACTGCAAGTTCAACAATCTTCAAGCACAAACACAGCTGATCCTCCAAGAGTGACTCGCCGCGGCCGAGAAATTCGCCTTCCGGTACGCTTCGCTAGAGGAGGAGCCCTGTAGCTGCTAGCTACACACTTGGTTGTAGAAGATGACGTCTGCCCAGAAACTGGACCAGAATAATATTTCGCCAGGCGTAAACACTCGCCGCTCTGAGAGTGCGCGCGGTGTTTGCGCATCGACGTCTGCGGGCGAAATGTGTACAAATCGTGATATCATCTCGACCCCCTGCGGAGCAGGGGGGCGGGGATGCTGCTCGGGGCGGTTGCCCCCCTCAGCGGCGTCATGCGCCGACCACAAATATGGTCGGGTCCCTGGTGTCGAGGCTAGGCCTCGGAGGATGTCAAGTCCGGTGTTCATCTTAAACCGCCAGCGAGATCAAGCCCGCCGGATGGGACCCCATTCGGGAGGTCCAGCGAGCGATCATCAACCGGCGGCAAGGTAGGTAATGTCCAGGTCCGAGGATGTCTGGTCCGGTAATCAAGGGCTCGCTGCGCGCACGAGGTCGCGCGGCAGGCCCCTGTTGTCCGGCGGTCGGCGGTGATAGGGCGCCAGCTCGCACAAGTGGCGAAAGCGCGACCTATCCGCACGACCAAACATCCTGGTGGTAAGGCTGCCGATGAAGTGGCCCAGGGGTTCTACGCCTAGGCCCCGAGCAATGACAGTATTCCGCACGTAGTACGGGGCGTCAAGAATGCTGCGCAAGGATAGCGACTGCTGGGCATCGAGTCGCTTCCTATTGCACTCTCCCACCAGCGCGTACCACGCGGGGGCTGCATATGTTAGGCGTGACCGGACATAAGTCTTGTACACGCCCAACTT
It encodes:
- the LOC141444462 gene encoding uncharacterized protein gives rise to the protein MNTQENLGAENPQNAAAAPQQPSSQEVSGISLSLRVPPFWRDQPLLWFCSFEAATADLKRSQAQLAQMVIAQLEKQDIQNIADLIYQPPAADYYKAIKDRLISLYEESNSAQTKKLLSQVELGDQKPSQLLRRMQQLNKDKFPESTIKMMWLEHLPPHIRSVLAVSEAFKIKTTLEDLALLADKMMEVHTSSQDIAAISTPSAPLPPPPPPPAQPYYQQQPAIDTQFLVSEIRRLSLEVAELRARPQDNQHSSRPRRRFQSRSRNASQNRSRPNSPMPYCYYHRRYGMDAKKCQSPCSFKPIVVMPEN